In Pongo abelii isolate AG06213 chromosome 5, NHGRI_mPonAbe1-v2.0_pri, whole genome shotgun sequence, the DNA window CTTTTTAATGGCCCATATTTCACAGATACTCTCATCCTCCCTCACAGATACCCTCATCTTGCCTCATGGCTTCAAATTCCACCTGTTTCCATACAACACCCACATTTATATGCCCAGGCTACAACTTTCCCCcggctcctgaggcttccccGGACATGGCCTGGCTGCCTCACAGGCTTCTCGAACTCCACAGGCCCTGCTAACCTGCTTCACCTGCACCTGTCCATTCAGCAAATGGCTAAACACGTATTCTCTCTTTCTACCACAACACGTATCTCTTCCGTCAGTGAATCAAATCAAAGACCTCCCACCAGATAGTACTACCTCTGCCACAACCTGGTTTATGCTAACATCCTCCCTGTGTCTAGGCCAGTGCCTTCACGTCCCACCTGGCCTCCTCCTTCCTGCCATGGGCCCTAGAGTGTCACCTGAACACAGGGGCCATACCGAGGCTGTTCACGCCCCAGTCCCCCAAGTTAACCACATTCCTCCTCTCAGAACCTCCTGTGGCTTATCGTCTCACTGGGAGTAAAAGCACCAGCCCGCGAAGCCCGTTTGGACCTGGTCGCCAAAGACCCCTGCCTTCAGCACCTGACTGTTCTCCTTTCCGGGCCGTTCCTGCCTCGCTGGCCTTTCTGCGGTTCTTCACTCCTGGCTGCCTCCTGCTTCTGGAACTTCGAActtgctgttccctttgcctggaatacTTTTCCCCCAAGAACCCGCAGGCCTCGGTCACCTACTTCCTTCGTGTCTTTGCCCAAGTGTGACCTCATGAGTGAGACTTTTCCCATCACTCTATGGACAATGGAACCCCCAGGTCCCTGCCACTCCTTTCCTTTAATGCCGCTTTACTTTTTTCCATAGCACTGTTCATGCACTGACGTCAGTTtgattgttgttgctgttattgtatTTTGCTTGACTGCCTCCCCACTGGAATACAGACTCCACCAGGCTGGcactttgtctgttttatttactgccatgtcccagtgcctagaacagtgcctggtatggGCTAAATGTGTGAGGGGAGAATTTGGGGAACATGGTGGTCTTACTTGCAAACTTCTAACAAGGCCTGGTCTCTACAGCAGGCCTTTGGTTAGCCATGACAGGGCATGCGAGCTCTCGTCCTGTGTGGGTTCTTATCCGGGTCTCTGTCTACTAATTATGAAGTAAAAGGAAGCTCTCCTCCAGTGAAAGTAATTTCCTGCATCCCATTAGAACAGCTGAGGGAAATGTCAGTGGGATAGGCATGATCGGGACCACGGAGGCAGGGTCCTCCTGGGTGCCTGGATCACATCGCTGGAAGGAAACACCTGTTTCGCCAACCCAAAGGCTACCTGCTGGTCCAGGATCCAGGCCTGGCTGTACTGAGATCACAGCTCAGGGCCTGCACGTGCTGGGGCTCTGCTAACTCGATTCTAGAAATGTCTAATATCACCTGAGCCGTTCAAGTGCCACAAAATAACACATTTATGTATTATTCTGCTTCAGGTGAGCTCATGAGGAAAAGACAGGTATCTATTcactaaaaatattcttttgattggctggcacggtggcttatgcctgtaatcccagcactttgggaggccgaggcaggtggatcacctgaggtcgggagttcaagaccagcctcaccaacatggtgaaaccccatctctactaaaatacaaaaaattagccgggcattgtggcacgtgcctgtagtcccagctactcaggaagctgaggcaggagaattgcttgaacccgggaggcggaggttgcagtgagccaacatcttgccactgcactccagcctggcgacagaacaagtctctgtctcaaaaaaaaaaaaaattattttgatcaaCTTCCTATGGACAAAGTTCAGAAAGCAAAGAACAATGTTTtactacatacacatacacatgcatgcacacaaactagaaaaaaaaatttttggggTGCTTTGTCTGGCATCTGGTGATGGTGTTTCCTGCACCATCTGGCCTGTGGTCTGTGGGGATGTACATACGTCTTGTTAGGGCTCTCCATCCACTCCACACATCGATGGCTTGCCTGGCTTACGTAGTCTGAGCGGGTGCCCAGCTTTGTTGCAGATATTGAAGCCGTGTAAAATAAATGCCTTTTGATTGTTCACACTTTAAGCAATATTGGTACAATATTAAACCCATTGTCCCAGGCACTCCCTCTCCTTACTGCTTATGGCACTTCATGTATTAAAAAATGACAATGGCAACATTGCCCAGACATGCGTTTTGTCATCAAGTCTTAATGCAGTCAACCTGGTCCCTCAGGCAAATGAATGGAGGCACAGAAGgtgaaatgattttcaaaatgCCATTAGGAAAGCTCGGGCCAGAACTGGAAATGGGTCCTGCACAGGGCACTCGGCCACTCTTGCCTGGCCATCTCCTTTTTGGCACTAAGCCACAAGAACACAATGATATAGAATGAATGGTTATCACTGGGGATCCAGAAGGGTCGTTCAATCAGTTCTCTCTCTTATCAGGTCTAAGTTCCTTTCTTATCAGGTCCTAAAGGCCTAATCTTATCATTGTGACAAAGATAACTGTAGAGTCTGTTAAACTTTTTTGTAATAACATGAAGATTGTGATTTATAGCTGAATTTCTCCCTTTTATTCCAATTCAACAATTTTCATggctttttgtgtttgttttgctttggacatatttacagaaaattacCTGAAGAGTTCCAGCCTGAGGCCTCCTCATGGATGGGTCAAACGTGACATCATTTGTTGTTGAGGAACCCACGAATATCTCAACTGGCACGAACGCCTCGGTCGGGAATGCACATCGGCAAATCCCCATCGTGCACTGGGTCATTATGAGCATCTCCCCAGTGGGGTTTGTTGAGAATGGGATTCTCCTCTGGTTCCTGTGCTTCCGGATGAGAAGAAATCCCTTCACTGTCTACATTACCCACTTGTCTATTGCAGACATCTCACTGCTCTTCTGTATTTTCATCTTGTCTATCGACTATGCTTTAGATTATGAGCTTTCTTCTGGCCATTACTATACAATTGTCACATTATCAGTGACTTTTCTGTTTGGCTACAACACGGGCCTCTATCTGCTGACGGCCATTAGCGTGGAGAGGTGCCTGTCAGTCCTTTACCCCATCTGGTACCGATGCCATCGCCCCAAGTACCAGTCAGCGTTGGTCTGTGCCCTTCTGTGGGCTCTTTCTTGCTTGGTGACCACCATGGAGTATGTCATGTGCATCGACAGAGAAGAAGAGAGTCACTCTCGAAGTGACTGCCGGGCAGTCATCATCTTTATAGCCGTCCTGAGCTTCCTGGTCTTCATGCCCCTCATGCTGGTGTCCAGCACCATCTTGGTCGTGAAGATCCGGAAGAACACGTGGGCTTCCCATTCCTCCAAGCTTTACATAGTCATCATGGTCACCATCATTATATTCCTCATCTTCGCCATGCCCATGAGACTCCTTTACCTGCTGTACTATGAGTATTGGTCGACCTTTGGGAACCTACACCACATTTCCCTGCTCTTCTCCACAATCAACAGTAGCGCCAACCCTTTCATTTACTTCTTTGTGGGAAGCAGTAAGAAGAAGAGATTCAAGGAGTCCTTAAAAGTTGTTCTGACCAGGGCTTTCAAAGATGAAATGCAACCTCGGCGCCAAGAAGACAATTGTAATACAGTCACAGTTGAGACTGTCGTCTAAGAACTGTGAGGGAAGTTGTGGATAAAAATGGTGGAACACAGGTCATTTTTAGTTTGTGCTTGGAATATAACTTAAGTATCTCCTAAATGTGATACAGAAGGACATCTCATCCCATATGCATGAGATACTAATTAATGATGAAATTGAACTCTGTACTGTATCTTCTGGAAATGACCTGTCATTTCTGTACTTGACAAAGactctttctatttctttcagctCTTTTGGCAGCATCTTACCGTGAACCATAAAAATGACTCTAGCAGGAAGATTTACAGATGTGTACTGGACAAGGTAACAAAAGTATTTGTTGGAGCTTGAGGAGGCAGCTTGATGTAGCAGGAAGAACAAGGGTCGCttcctgtgtgacctcaggcaagttgttaaacctctcagagcctcattttctcactcataaaatGGTCGCGGCAATAGTCTATACCTCCTTGGTctgctgtgaggatgaaatgagaagaTGAGGCTTGTAAAGCACCTGGCACATTGTGGATGTTCAACAAATATCAGTCTCTCCTTACTCCCTTCAATGGTAGACAagatataaatttttgttttgtaaagcacacacacaaacatacacacagctCTATCGTGTACAGAAGTTATTATGTGTTTTTACATGTTGAATGTAAATTTACGAAGGTCTTCTGTTTGCTTGCAGCATGAAAGCTTTTCATGGCATTACGCCTCTATTGAAAAACATCGTGGATGTTATGATCTAACCAGCCATGTGCTAGTGCATCATTTCAGGTTGTGCAGAAAAACATTTGGCCACCAGTAGAGGAGTGGTGGCTTACCTTCCCTCTGTGGGAATACTAGATGAAATGAAAGTCTGTGTTTTGAAATCCTTTGATTGCATAAACATTTTTACGAATGGAGTTGAATTTATGACTTCCTGGGGGTGACTGGGACCCTCCTCCCCCATGAAGAGGTGGGTTATTTATAGCCAGAGTTCTCAGCTGCAGCCAAGTGCGGGTCTCTGCACCTGTCTGCCTCCTCTCCtcctgaggcttttttttttttttttttttttttttttttttttttttaatcacacctGGAAGGAGGCTCAGTGGCAAGGGCTAATGAAAATGTGGTCACATCCTGGAGGACTCTGATATTTTTGCTCATGACAGATCCTTGCATGACTTCCTCAGCATCTTTACTCAGCACTCCAGGGTGGGCTCTGCCTCTTGCCTGCCATGAGTTGCCCTCCAGACACGGCACGTCCTGGCTTTTAGCTGTGAAGCCTGTCGCATAGCTATGTTTATTTCCTGTCCCTTCTAGGAGTTCCACAAAAGGGCAATATGTCACATGATTCTACAGGTTGTAAAATGTTCAAGTCCATAGAAATGAGCCAGATAGTATTTATTTTAAGCATTTGCTCTTTAAAAGGTCAGAGAGGCAGTGATGAAACGGTTCTCTGTTGCTGCTGGTCCTTCTCCATCCTCTTCCTTTCTCAAAAGAAATGATGCGGGGCAGCTTAGCTGGGGGAGAGGAGTCTGTCCCCTCGAGCAAGGACCCCACTGCCAGCCAAGCTTGGATGCAGGAGGCTTTTCAGTGGGTGACGACATCTGATTCAGAAACAAGGCAGCTTTGCTTTCAGGAGCCCAGATGGGGTGTGGAGCAATGACATTTAGAATGATCTTGTTTTTGGTTGAAAACAGAGCATCTTCCCTGGGAAAGAACAGAATATGGAGATCAGAGCAACTCCCCTCTGTTTCCTGTCCTTtcctgtgtgtgctgtgtgccgGCCTCTGGGGTAGGGAAAGGGGGCCAACCTCGTCTCATCTCTAAGGGGATCTTAGTCTCAAAGGGGACCCTAAAGACTATCAGATACAAAGAATTTCTACTTAAGGAAAATATGGTGAACTAATAGAAAGCCcctatttattgtttttctgcaGATAAAGTGGGGAAATCAAATGCAATagtgaatataaaaattattctaaccTTTTAAAATGATGCCTTACCAAGAGGTAGGATTCAGAGTTTGGCAGGGTTACAAAGactaatttctttctctcttccccaaaCCCATTCCCAAAGTGAAATGTAAGGTTAAAACTAAAACAAGAAGATTTACATAAATTTGCAAATATGTAGAGAATACTAAATCATTTGTACCCTTTAGGCATTCAGACAATTTGCCTAAGTCATCGTAGGTTACTAGGTGCCACTTCCGAGAATTccctggggatggggaggagatTGTTTGGATAACGCCTGTCCTAACTGAACGGGAAGGGTTTGTAGCATTCCTACTACAAAGATTCATGCACAGCCTTCTCTGCAGAACACCATGATGTGGACAAGGCAAAGATGGGGAAATGGAAGCTGCTGTCCTGTGTCATAGGAGAGACACCGCATAACTATAACGCCAGGCTGCACACAAGTTTGTTTGACAAGTGTTAGGAACAAAATTGTGTGGCAGAGGTCACCGCAGCAGGGGGCTCTTCCTGCCACCCCATACTGCGTGCAGCCTCTTCTGTTCCCTCCCCTGCCCACTGGGGTTTCTCCTCAGCACTCGTCATGCCGTATATCGATTTGCTTGTTTGCTCGTTCTCTGACTCTTCACGCTAGACTATAAGCTCCTTGAGGCCAGGGACGTAGCTTTGCTCACTGCTGTAGCTCCAGCTTATTTGCTGTGGTGGTCGAATCCACTGCACCCCTCTCTGGGCTGTTTCCCTTGCACATATAAATAGACTCAAATTGCTTCCACCTAACCAGGAGCCATTCCTTGACCCACAGTCCTTTCCAGTTTCTATCTCccgtccctccctctcttccaaaCCACCTTCTGGAAAGCCTCTTCCACACTCACTGTCCTGACTCTTGCCACAATTCAGCCCTCAACATGCTGCCATTTGTCTTGCAGCCTGACCGTCATAGAGAGATTGGTCCAGACAGGAAGGTGAGTAACTTCCACACTGCCAATCTGATGGGCTGTTTTCTACCTATGCCTTTTGTGGCATTTAATACCCACAGTCTTCCTGAAATTATCTCTTTTCTTGGATTCTAGTTTGCTACATTTTTCTCCAGCTCTCTTTTTTGAATCCTATCTTCCTGATTGGATTCTTCTcacttctttcctccctcttctaCTGTTCCTCCCTTAAATGGACACATTTTCCATAGTTCAGTGGCTGGGCCTCCACTCTCCTCTCTCTGAGAACTCTCCCTGGATCCTGATCCATAATCACCTGCTTATTAATGAACCTCAAATATACATTTGCTGACCAGAACCCTTTGCTGGGCTCCAGTCCTGTGTGTCCAACCATCTAATGGACTTTTTGACCCAATGTCCTACAGGTGCTTGTAACCCATTCATTTCcccaccatttcttttttcttttcttttctttctttcttttttttttttttgagacacagtcttgctctgttgccccagctggagtgcagtggcgtgatctcagctcactgcagtctccacctcccaggttcaagcaattctccttcctcagcctcccaagtagctgggattacaggtgtgagccactgtgctgggcctgccCCTATTCTTTTTTCAGTGAAGGACACCACTTGTCACCCTGTCCCCCTTGCTATGCTATTCCCTTTGCACAGATCGCTCTACCTTTTTTAAATCTAGCAAACTCCATTTATCCATCTACGTCCAGCTCAAGCATTAGAGACTCAGGAGAGCCTCTGGAAGCTGAGTTCCTGGATAACCGTGCCATACATTTTCTTTCCCAGACTTTCCACATCTTTCCCTTCCTCACTCTCAGTAAATGATGGCTGGCTCCCCTTTACACAAGGGGAAGAGAAGCAACTGGAAGAACTCTTCCAGACATCCCCGCCGTCCCCTCTGCTCACCTAGCTACATCTCCTGCATATTGGCCTCTCCCCTGTGTGCTCAGGGGGAACTCAGTATGCCCCTCCCTGGCTAAGGTGACACCCTAGCTAAGATGCTCCAGCCCCTTCCCCTGTTGCCTGCCCAGTGGCATTTCTCCAGCAATTTTCCCTCTCTGTCCTGCACCATCAATTTCAGTCCAGGATAAGGGAGGACAGAATTTTCAGGAAGCAGGATGGAGGAGGGTTGGTGAACAGCACCACTGGCCTTGACTAGCCTGCTCCCTGCCACACATACTGGTTGCTTCTCTGGAGACAGCATTGTATGCACTGAGATGAGCAACTGGAGAGCCACCAGCAGCCATCTCCTCCCTTTGTGCCTCACAGCTCCAGTGActgatggagatggagatgggatCATTGGCTGCCTTCATGGAGTTGTTTAAGGAGCACTTAGAAGATGCTTTATGGGTGTCCCTACAGTTTCACCATTGGAAGAGTAGTTCCGTTAGGTTGAAATTTGTCTTTTTACTCAACCTCTTCTTAAATTAGAAATCACCCCTGGAAAGGAAAACACATCAAGTCATACATACTTTTTCCTGTGCTTTTTCTCATGGAGAGGAGCAGCACAAGACAAGACACCCGGCTGTTCAGGCTGCTGAATGAGATGGTGAGGAGTGGGTGGTAGAAGTGAAGAAAGGAGGAGGTGGGAGCAATCACGTATTTGCTTGCTTGACTCCACAAACAGGAAGCTTCTTTTCTCTTTACCTAACATTTGACTGTTTAACTTTGCAAGGTTATGTGGGAAACAAAAATCCTCGATATGAAAACATTAGCAAATGTATCACTTATAAAATGGGTACCATCAGGCCTCCCCCTGCTTAGCACCACAGTCTCTCTCGCTGCCTCATCTACAGTTTTGTGGATCAGTCTTGTAATGCCTCAGAGTCAATGTGCAAACTGTCCTCGAACTTTCATTGATGATCTTGACAAACATTCAGGATTCAGTGAAGTTGGTAAGAGAGGTGTCACAGAACTGCTAAAATACACTTCAACTATTGATAAAAGAGCATGGAGAAGAGCTAGACCGGTTAGCAGCTGAATCAGAGGAAAATAAACAAGGATGATGATGAGATGGGAGCTTCCAAAAAGAAGCATTTTAATATCAAATGTTGAAGAGAGGCTCTTGGGAAAACTGCTGAAGTCTTTAGATATTTTTGCAAAAATTACCCACTTTCTGATATTCAGCAAAAGTAACCATTaagtaaagacagaaaaattggccgggtacagtggctcatgcatttaatcccagcactttaggaggctgaggtgagcagatcacctgaggtcaggagtttgagaccagcctggccaacatggtgaaaccccatctctactgaaaatacaaaaattagctgggtgtggtggcgagcgcctgtaatcccagctacttgggaggctgaggcaggagaattgcttgaacctgggaggcggaggttgcagtaagctgagattgcaccactgctctccagcctgggtgatggagtgagactccgtctcaaaaaaaagaaaaattatgccaaaaaattaagtatttttgtgGCTTAAAAGAACAATGTATTGTCATTTCTCAAGTCTCCATGGGTTGATTGAGCTCAGTCCCTCATTTGGCGTCTCTTGTAGTTGTAGTGAGTTGTTGGCTGAGGCAGAAGCCACCTGAAGGCTTGTCTAGGCAGGGCAATCGAGGTGGTACAATCACAAGGCTGGTCATTCCTGGGGCTCAGCTGGAAAGGTGGACCAGAGTTCCTACACAAGGCCCTTTGATGTGGTTTGGGTTTCTTACAACATGGTGATTGTGTTCTGGAAGGAAGTCTCCTGAGACTTAGCTTTTCCTGAAGGCCAAAAATCAGCTACTGGGGTCTCATTTGCTTAAAATTATTGGCATGTTGTTGAAATTATAATGAGTTTTAGTAAAGcacaattaaaacaattttcatgattttaatttcacttttttcatGATTTTCTATGAAACTGTGGTCctcattttaacaagattccttTTTAACAATCTTTTACTAAAACCAATCATTCATGGATAAGGAGATCCTCTTACACTAATTATttaaatgtgtacatatacatgttaATACAAAAGGTTGAATTGTTAAAGCAAATTCAGAGTGACTTACAGATCTTACCCAACATGAAACTAATGATTCAAATGATAAGAGGCAAGTGCCAGGCAcaaatgaaacactcttttctggAGGAGACCAACAGTTTTAATTGTTTCTGGGGTTTTTTGGGtcaaatttctcattttgtttctagATTGTTTTCCAAATGTCATTTAGTTTTCTATCTGTACTTTTTGTGATTCCCTGAACTTCTTTAGGAGGATTATTCTGATTTCTCTGTCAGACATTTTGGAGATCTTCAATTCTTCTGGGTCCATTGCTACAGCTTTGTTATCTCTTTTGATGGTGTCGTTTTCCCCTGAGTTTTCACAGTCCTTGCACTTCATGTCGATCCCCGTGCAATTGAGAAGATAGTCACCTCTGACAGTTTTTCAAGTGTTCTTTGGTGGTGTCAGAGCTTTGCTACTTAGTATTGGAACTTAAACTCTGGTCTGTTGTTTCTTCCTGTTCTGAGTGAGACTTGCAGTGAGCACTGGAACTTAAACATTGCCCTGGAACTATATTGCTGCTCTGTCAACATTTCCCAGTTCAGGGAAGATGTAAGTGAGTGTCAGAACTTAATCTTGAGCTTTTTGTTGTTTCCAGGCCAGGGGAGGGCTCTCGAGTATACCTAGGCTCTGTGGAAAATGCAGCCAGGGATTTGGACCTCCATGTGGATTGTGCCAGCCAGTCCCTTCACCATGGTGTCCCCACTGATCAGAGCTCAGAGTGCACCAGTGCACCAGTTGCTGCAATCAGTGCTTGGCTTTTTGTCCCCAGTTCACCCCAGGTCATTCAGCTATCCTGGCATACTCAGTGGTTCCTGTGGGATGGGGCCAGAGTGGGTGTCCCATGAAGATGACCAGATCAGTGGGGAGATAAAATGCTCACCTCTAATTCTCTCCTGTCACCTTGGAAACCGTGGATCTAGAGACATTCTCTGAGTGACATTATgccagctgggagtggtggcacagtATGAATTGATTGTTTTTCTCTTACCagttctggcttctttcaattcTGTGGACCCAGGGGGTTTCTCAG includes these proteins:
- the MAS1 gene encoding proto-oncogene Mas yields the protein MDGSNVTSFVVEEPTNISTGTNASVGNAHRQIPIVHWVIMSISPVGFVENGILLWFLCFRMRRNPFTVYITHLSIADISLLFCIFILSIDYALDYELSSGHYYTIVTLSVTFLFGYNTGLYLLTAISVERCLSVLYPIWYRCHRPKYQSALVCALLWALSCLVTTMEYVMCIDREEESHSRSDCRAVIIFIAVLSFLVFMPLMLVSSTILVVKIRKNTWASHSSKLYIVIMVTIIIFLIFAMPMRLLYLLYYEYWSTFGNLHHISLLFSTINSSANPFIYFFVGSSKKKRFKESLKVVLTRAFKDEMQPRRQEDNCNTVTVETVV